Part of the Sulfobacillus acidophilus DSM 10332 genome, GTCCGGCGCGCACCCCGGGGCATGCGATCTTTCGGCAGATTCGAGAGCTTCGCCCGGGTGAGTATGCGATTTACCGCCCTTCCGGGTTAACCGTACGACCCTATTGGCACTTGGAAAGCCATCCCCATCCCGATTCGGTCGAAAAAACCGCAGAAACCATTGAAGCCTTGTTGTGGGACGCGGTCGAAAAGCAATTGGTGGCGGATGTTCCGGTGGTCACCCTTCTCTCCGGCGGGTTAGACTCCAGCTTGGTCACCGCCATGGCCCAAAAAGCTTTTCGGGAGCAACAGAAAGATGCTCTAGGGACATTTTCCATCCAATTTAAAGATATGGCCCGCTATTTTCGGGATAACGGGTTTCAGACCAATTTGGACGATCCCTGGGTCACCCGCGTGGCCGAATTCCTGGAGACGACGCATCAGCGGGTGGAGTTGGACACTCCCGAGCTGGATGAGTACCTCATTCCGGCTCTTCTGGCTCGCGATGTCCCCGGCCACGCCGATGTCGACACCTCGCTTTTGGTCTTCGCCCAGCATATTAAAGAACGCGCGACGGTGGGCCTCTCCGGCGAAGCCGCCGACGAGATTTTCGGCGGTTATCCTTGGTTTCACCGTGCCGATGCTCTCGCCGCCCATACCTTCCCCTGGTCGCTAAGGCTCCGCGATCGTATCCGCGTATTGGCCCCCGAGCTCATCGACTATCTAAAACCGGAACAGTATGTCCAAGATCGCTATGACGAAGCCTTGGCCGAAGTGCCCCACCTGGCCGGGGAGTCGCCGGAGTCGGCCCGCATTCGAGAAATTGCCTATCTCAGCATCACCCGGTTTTTACCCACGTTATTGGAACGCAAAGACCGGATGACCATGGCGGCCAGCCTCGAGGTGCGAGTCCCCTACTGTGATCATCGCCTCGTGGAATATGTTTGGAACATCCCCTGGGAGATGAAAAACTATGGCGGTCACCCCAAAGGGATTTTACGATTGGCCGCGGAACGCTGGCTGCCTTCGGATGTGGTCTACCGCCGCAAATCGCCCTATCCGTCGACAGTGAACCCGAGCTATTTTTATCGCATGGCTGATCGGCTCCAAGCAATACTGGAGGATACCCACTCGCCTTTGCGACCGCTCGTGAATCAGACGGTACTACGGAACATGATCGCCGCCGGCCCCGATGCCGCGCAAATTCCTTGGTTTGGCCAACTGATGGGCAATGCTCAGCTCTTTGCCTTTTTGATTCAAACCGATGCGTGGCTCCGCCATTACCACGTGACGTTCGTCTAACCACTAGACGGGGGCCCCGTGACGGAGCCCCCGTGATCACATGCCATTATGCCACTAACGCTTCAATCACGTACGCGACCAGCAATACCACCATGACGATGGTGTTGACCACGATCGACGTTTGGTGCATGCCCTGGAAAGGCCCTGAATTGGGCGACAGATGCTGCATGCGTAAGAGCAGATCATACGCATACCATAACAGTACCCACGCCAATCCGGTTATTGCCGCCAAGAGCCAGCGTCCCGATCGACGGGATGTCCACGCCAAAGCAAGGCCGGCCAAAAACGCCACGCCGCCGGCTATCAACCCAATCGCATAATACAAGGGGAAAATATGGGTGACAAATCGCCCTGAATAGGGCATCGGCACCAAGACAAAAATGTTGGGGGCAATCCCGACAAAAAAGAAAAAAATCGTCCCCAACCAGATCCCGCTGCCTAATCGCCAAAACAATTGACTGAACCGGACTCCCCGCATTCCCTTTTTATCCCCCTTCAACTGCCCCCCATATTATAGCCGGTCCGTCACCAGGATATGGATCGGGCTGACTTGACCCCGGCGGTTAAGTCTGATACAACGAAGGCGACCCACTTCTGCGGTAAAGGATGGACAGCATGCGGCCCAGAGCCCGACTCGTTCAACTCTCGCGCGAAGCACCGCCGGAACAGCTTCGCCTGTCACCCGTCTTGGCGGAAACCGTGGCACGGTCCACCGCCGCCAGCGGAGAACCGGCCGTGATTATTCGCCATCAACCCGCCTATGTGTTGTTAGGTCCCAAAGACCGACGATTGCCCCGCCTTTATGAGGCCGTGCAATGGTTGGAATCGTTGGGCTATCCGGTGTTGATGCGGCTTGGCGGCGGATCCGCCGTTCTCTTGGACGGCCATTGCCTCAGTTTTGGGGTGACCCGCCCTTGCCGCGATTTTACCCAATGGGAGAAAAACTTCCGGGAAATGGCTTGGGGGGCAATTTTAGGATTACGCCAACTCGGCATCCCGGCGGATTTTGGTCGGGCCGAGGGCTCCTATTGCGAAGGCCCGTTTGACCTGGTCGCGAACGGACAGAAAATTGCGGGCATCGCCCAAACCATTCGCGGCGGATATGCCTTGGTCAGCGGCATGGTGCTCTGGGATCAGGATCCGGTGGCCACCACCGCCTTGATTCAAGAGTTTTATGAACGGGCCGGCAGTGACCTCCGCCTCCGGCCGGAGGCGGTAACCGCCTTGGTCCGTTTGCCGGGACAATCCCAGTTAACCCTGGAATCTCTCGAAGCCCGTCTGATCCAAGGGTTTCGCGAACTTTATGATTTGGTCGACCACCCGCTAGAACCGGCCGAATGGGCATTAGCCGAATCGCTTTATCACACCCGGGTTGTCCAACCGACCCACATGAGTACCACCCCGTCGGCGGGATGATATCCGGATTTTCCAAGGAGGCCCCTATGCAAGCAATCATCGAAACCGACAAGGGTCGGATGGTTTTAGACTTATTTCCGGGCGAAGCCCCCGGCACCGTGGCGAATTTTGCCCAACTGGCCCGTTCCGGCTTTTATAACGGATTGACCTTCCATCGGGTCATTCCCAATTTCGTCATTCAAGGCGGATGTCCCCGGGGGGACGGGACCGGCGGCCCCGGATATACCATCAAATGCGAAACCGAAGGCAACCCCCATCAGCACATTCGTGGAGCCCTATCGATGGCCCACCGTGGAAAGGATACGGGTGGCAGTCAATTTTTTATTTGCCACTCGCCCCAACCCCATTTGGATGGCGTCCACACCGTATTTGGACAGTTAGTGGAGGGATTTGACGTGTTAGACGCCATCCGACAGGGCGATCATATGACTCAGGTCCTCATTGTCGAGGATGAGCCCAAATAACGGGTACACCATCGACAGATCGCTTCCATGCGGTGAACCCGGTGCCAGGGTTTCCCTTGGCGACTCATCCCGTGGGATTCGCCGGGATATAAGAGCAGCTCTGCCGTCCGACCCAGATATTTTAAGGCGGCGTAGAGCTGCTCGCCTTGTTCCAGCGGCAACCGCTGATCCTCCATTTGATGTTCGATGAGGACGGGAGTATGAATTTGACCGGCATATTTTAGGGGGGACTGTTGCCAATAGGGTTCAATCTCTTCCCACCAGGGCTTGGTGCCATATTGCGGTACGCGCAAAAAGCCGAGATCACTGGATCCCATCGCACTTAACCGGTTTACCACCGAGCGCATGGTCACCGCGGCACGGAACCGGTCCGTGTGGGAAATGAGCCAGTTGACCATAAATCCTCCGTAGCTGCCCCCGGCGACCCCCAACCGGTGAGCGTCGACCCCGGGGGTTTCCGCCACCGCGGTATCGAGAAGCGCCAGCACATCCTCATAATCGCGAGTGCCCCAATGTCCCTTGATCGCGCCGCAAAACGCCGCGCCATACCCGGTGGATCCCCGGGGATTTCCGTACACGACCGCAAAGCCCCGAGATGCCAAACATTGAAATTCCCACATAAAGCGTTCGCCGTACATGGCCATGGGGCCCCCATGAATCTCTAAAATCGCGGGAACCTTAACGCCCGCGCTTGGCGGTACCAAAATCCAGCCTTGAAGGGGGGTACCGTCCGCCGATATCGCCCGGACCGGCCGAGGCAAAATCGCCTCGCCCTCCGGCACACCAGGCGCCCAAGCCGTCGGTCCGGTTTCCTGCCCTAATCGGGCCAATTGAATGCCGGACGGGTGGCTTTGGTCGGCGACGGCCAGGGCCACGAAATCGCCGCGCACGGCAAAATCGTAGACCACCCGAGGCGCATCCCATAACAATGTCGCCTGATCATGGCTAAATTCCGTTAACACCACGCGACCTTCACGGGAAACCGGCATCCAGATTCGATCCGACCGTCCGTAAGGAAGCATATGCTCCGGTGCCGGCATATCGGTCACACTCTCGTCGCCCACCGACCGGTCCAACATCCCCGAGACATTTTCGACCGCGCCGGACGCGAGATCCAGACGATAAAGGCGGGTCAGCCCGTAGCCATGATCCGCGGGATCCTCGGCACAAAACAATAAGGAGCGCCCGTCTTCACTACGGCCCAGACGGGAAAAAATACCTGGGTTATGGGTCCATACCCGGCGTTGCCCGGTGATTCGGTGCCAGGACTCTATCCGATTAATCAAGGGATGCAGCGGGTGGGGATGATCGCTTGGCCGATGAAAAAAATACAAGGTGTCCCCGCTCTCATCCCAGACGGGTGACGAAAAATCGTCAAACCCGCCGGTTATGACCGTAACCTCCTGTCGGCTCCGACTGACCAGTACCAGTTGATCCCGCCCCCGGTCAAAATACCCGGTTCCGTCGAGCTTGTAATATTGGCGCGTGATATGCCGCACATCCCGGGTGTAATAGGCGTGCCAATCGGACATGCCCCGGCCGGCGGGTGACCGCTCGTCGGAATCCCGCCCCGGACGCAGAATCCCCCCTTCGAGATGCAGCACCACCGCCAACCGGTCGCTATCGGGATGCCAGGCGAAATCTTTCACCGCACCCTCAAAATCGGTTAAGGGCCAGGCTTCGCCGCCGCCCTGAAGTGGCATGATCCAGAGTGCGGCGCTCTTTGACCGCTCCGAGATAAATGCGAGCCAACGGCCATCTGGCGATACCGCCGGCCGGGTATCGGAATTCCCGGCGGTAAACGGCTCAATCCGTTGCCATTCAAGACCTCCAAACACTCCACGCATGATGCGGTGGCAAGACCGGTTAGTAGCCGGATCAAACCATCGTTCGGTAAAAAAGAGCCATGGCTCATGGGGATGAAAAGCCAATTGGCCCCAGGTTCGAATCTGCCATAAGGCCTCCGGTCCCATTATCGTGCCCCCTTAAAAAAAGAGCCGGGGATTGTCCCCGGCTTATGCCTTATCCCCGTGCACCCAGCTTAAAATGTCGCCGGGGGTTACCGGCAAGGTGTTGACCAGGACGCCAAACGGCGCCAACGCATCGGAAATGGCCCCGGCAATGGCCGCCGGCGAGGCAATCAGGCTGCCTTCCCCCATGCCTTTAATGCCCCCTTCCCCTTCCGACGGGGTTTCAATATGTTGGATGGCCATGCGCGGCACATCCGGGGCTTCCGGCAACAAGTAATCCAACAGAGAGGTGGTGGTCAGCTGCCCATGCTCGTCATAGCGCAAAACTTCCAACAAGGCGGACCCGACGCCTTGCGCCACCCCGCCGTGAATCTGCCCTTCGACAATGGTGGGATTGATTAACCGGCCACAGTCGTTGACCACCGCATACCGCGTAACCCGCACCAGACCGGTATGAATATCCACTTCGACTTCCGCAATGTGGGTACCGTTGGAAAAGCTCACCGGCCGCGGCGGCAGATAGCGGGCGGTAATCTCCAATCCAATCGGCAGCCCGGGCGGAATCTTCCGCACGTTCATATAGGCGGTTTCGGCGATTTCGCGAATGGTTACCGCCCGATCGGGCACACCGGCCACCCAGGCCTTCCCCTGGCCCAGTTCGATATCCTCTTCGGCGGCCTCTAAGAGTTGGGCGGCATAGGTTTTCAAACGTTCCCGCATTTGCCTTCCGGCCACTAATGCGGCACCGCCGCCGATAGGGCCGCTACGGCTGCCTCCGGTGCCGCCCCCCAAGGGCGCGCTATCGGTATCCCCGTGCAGTACCACGATGTCTTCCAGCGGGATCCCCAACTGATCGGCCAATATTTGGGCCATCGTCGTCTCATGTCCTTGCCCGGTCGGACCTAACCCGAGCGCGGCGGTTACCTTGCCCGAGGGCTCAATGCGCACGGTACACGATTCATAGCCGATCGATCCCGCTTCCGACGACGCCATCGCCGTCGGCTCCACAAACGCGGAAATCCCGATGCCGAGATAGCGCCCCGCTTGCCGAAGCTCGGCTTGTCGCGCGCGAAACCCGTCATAGTCAATCAACGAAAGCGCCGACTCCAACGACTGGCGGTACGAGCCCGCATCATAGATCATGCCGGCCGCGTTACGATAGGGAAATTGCTCGTCTCGAATCATGTTGCGACGCCGGACCTCGGCCGGATCGAGTCCCAAATGCCGGGCAACCCGATCGACAATCCCCTCTTGAATAAAGGAGGCAATCGGCCCCCAGACGCCTCGGTAGGCCCCCAAGGGCGTCTTGTTGGAATAGGTGCAATCAATCGTCGTGGCCAGATGCGGGATGTCATACGGCCCCGTCAACACGCGAGATGCCAAACTCGTCTCGCCGACCGCTCCGGAATAGGGATACGGGGCAAATGCCCCGCCATCGGCCATTAAATGATCCCGCACGGCAATAATCCGGCCGTCGGCATCAAAGGCGACCTCGACATCGTGGATGTCGTCGCGGGCATGGACATCGCTCAGCAGCGACTCCACCCGGTCGGAAATCCATTTCACCGGACGGTTTAATAGCCGGGCGGCCTCCACCACCACAATGTCTTCCGGGTATGTGGTGGCTTTCATTCCAAATCCCCCGCCCACCTCGGGTACCACGATCCGGACCTGATGTTCGGGAATCCCCATAATCGTCGCGATGTCTTCCCGCATCCGATGCGGCGATTGGGTCGACGCGTAAACGGTCAGCCGTCCCGACGCGGGATCCAACATCGCCAGGGTTCCCCGCGGCTCCAAAGTCACCGCGGTTTGCCGGTTGGTGCGAAACGTTTCCCGAAGATGATAGGGGGCGGCTTGAAACGCCTCCTCAAATCCCTGGGTTCGGTATTCTTTATGATAAAAGACGTTGTCGACGCCCTCGTGAACGCTCCGCGGTTGCCCGGCGATGGCCTGCCGCATGTCCAACACCGGGGTTTTGGGGCGATAGCGCACCGTAATCAATTCGGCCGCGTCTTCGGCAATATACCGTGATTCCGCCACCACCGCCGCCACGGGTTGCCCGACGTAAAACACCGCACCTTGTGCCAGCGCCGGCTGACCCACTTTATAGGCCGACTTCTGCCACAAAAGGTAGGGACAATCGTCCGCCGTCAGTACCCGTACCACGCCAGGCACGGCCAGGGCACGACTGAAGTCAACCGACTCGATAGTCGCGGCCGCGTGCGGTGATCGCACGAACGCCACCTCTAACATCCCCGGCATTTGAATGTCGTCCATAAACCGGCTTCGTCCGGTCAACAACCGGGGGTCTTCGACGCGTGACACCCGGGCTCCCATCATTTGTGGCCGCATCGCCTGTTCCATCGGTTTCGTCCTCCTCACCTATTGGCCACTCGTGTCGGCGGCATCCAGTACCGCATCGACAATAAATTGATACCCGGTACATCGGCAGATGTTGCCCGAGAGTGCCTCCCGTACGCTGTCTTCCGTCAAGGGCTTTTGTTGTTGTAATAAGGCGGTCGCCGTCACCACCATCCCCGGCGTGCAGAATCCGCATTGGAGGGCGTGATGTCGTTGAAACGCCATTTGTAGCGGCGATAGGCCGTCTTCCGGGGTGAGGCCTTCGATAGTGACCACATCATGGCCATCGGCTTGGATTGCAAAGGTCAAACAACTGCGCACCGGCTCGCCGTCCAACAACACGGTACAGGCACCACAAGCGCCTTGCTCACATCCGACATGCGTCCCGGTCAATCCCAGCTGATGGCGTAACACGTCGGCCAGGGTCCAGCGCGGCTCGACGTCTACCGTATGCTGCACACCATTGACGGTTAAACGAATCGATTCCCGTTGATTATTCATCAGCCCATCTCCCTTCGTCCTGTCGCCTGTAGATACGCCCGATGGGCAACCGCTTCCGCTTCATGCCATTTGACGGGATCGGGGGTCATATCGCTGACCGCTTCCGCCAAAATGGCCCGCCAGACCGCGGAATCGGGTCCGATGCGGTCCCGCGCAATCCGGTCAACCCGCACGGGGGTATCCGCTATTCCGAACCAGGTCACCTCCACCGTCTTCGGGTGTACGGTGACATATGCCCCGGCCAGCGCAAAATCTCCGACCCGGCGAGCGACTTCGGAAAATCCCTGGTGACCGACCGCAAAGGGTACCCACACCGATTGAATCACTTCGTCAGGAGCCAGCGCCGTCATATAAAGACCCAAGAAAAACTCTCGGGCGGAAATCTCCCGTATCCCGGCCGGCCCCCGCACCACCAACCGCGCATCCAACGCCACCATCGCCGCCGGTAATTCGGACGCCGGATCGGCATGAGCCAGACTACCGCCGAGCGTCCCCCGATTACGGATAGCCCAATGGCCGATATGGCTTGCCGCCTCCGCCAGAGTCGGCAGGTGAGTCAACACCAAGGGGTGCGTCGCCAATTGCTGATGGCGGACCAACGCCCCAATCTCTAACCCCTGATCGCGTAGGGCAATACGGCCCCATTCGTCCGCCAAGCCGTTGATATCGACCAACACCGAAGGCCGGCTGAGGCGAAAGTTCATGAGCGGAATTAAACTTTGGCCGCCCGCCAGCACTTTCGCGTCAGGGTGACGCTGTAAAACCTGAATCGCCTCGTCCATCGACGAGACCCGCACATAACGAAACGGTGCCGGCTTCATCATCTGCCTCCTTGTTCCTGTCTCTTAATGAAACCCCAACTCGCGACTAATCGCGATTAACTGGCTCGGACGCACGCCGGCGGTCAACCGACTCCAGTAATGTTTCGCCACTTTGAGGGCCCGGGTTTTGGGCTCAAAACCGGGAGTGGCCTTTAACGGATTAATCCAAATAATCCGCGCCACTTGGGCCCTTAACGTCCGTAGCGCCCCCTCCAACCGTTCGGGAGACCCGGTATCCCAGCCGTCGGAGATAATGACCACGGTGGTTCGCGGTCGTATCCAGTCGCCGCCATATTGTTGAATCCACAGGGCCAACGAATCGCCGATGGCCGTCCCGCTACCATACGTTGTCATTTGGGCCTCTAAAGCCCTTTGCGCCAAGTAGGGGGGTAATTCAAATGCCGGAGTGACGTCGTCGAGGCCTGTCCCGAACATAAACACCCCGATGCGCCCCGCACCCGTCTGCACCAACCGATAGACCCATGGCCAATAATGCGGGACATAGGTGGCCATGGAGCCCGAAACGTCCCACAACATCACCACCGGGGCTAAACGACGCGGACTCCGCATACGCCGAAAGCGAGGATCGGCCGCCTCGGTGCGCGCCCAACGGGTGACGGTCCGCCGCCAATCGGGATCGGCCAAGGCACCCAAGCGCCTCCCGTGACGACTGGGAACGGTGACTTGCACCGCCTGCATCGGTCGTAAACGCCGAGTCCAGTGCCCCTTGTCTGCAAGCCAGGTAATCGAATCGCCGTGAGCCGGCGACAAACTGGCACCCGCCGTGCCTACGGATTCCGGTGAACCCGGCGGGGCGTCGGGCCGGTCGCCCTGAGGAGATACGCGAGCCTGCGGGGGAGACTCCTCCGCCGACCGGGCATTTCACGTCGGGTCGGCATCCACCAGGTCGTCGATCCGCCCGCTGACCGTTTCCAGGTCCCAGGCGTCCTTAATCACCAGCCCTAGCGTGTTTTGAATCCACGCCCGGTCCCATTGCCCCGGATGCATGATGGTCCAAGCGCGAGCCCAATCCAACGTCTCCGCCAGACCGGGCGGTTTGACCAAATCCCATTGACGAAGACACCGCACCGCATTCACCAGCCGCTCTAAAATTCCCCGGTCCAATGAAGGCAGCGCCGTTTCCACGATGGCGATTTCCCGCTCTCGTTCCGGCCAATCCACATAAAGATAAAGGCACCGCCGACGAAGGGCGTCCGACAACGGCCGCTGCCGGTTGGAGGTCAAAATCGTTAGCGGTGACGCCGCCGCTTTAATGGTTCCCAGCTCAGGAATAGAAATTTGAAATTCACTCAGATATTCCAGCAAGAGGGCCTCAAATGCTTCATCGGCCCGGTCGACCTCGTCGATGAGCAACACCGTTTCGGGTGTCTCTACGGCCTTCAATAAGGGGCGGGCCAAGAGAAAGCGCCGCGAAAAAGGATCGGTCGCCTGGCCTTGCTGCAAGGCCACCCATTGTTGATGGTAGTTCCAATCATACAACGCTTCATCCGCCGTCAATCCCTCATAACAGCTGAGTCGCACCAAAGGGCGCTTTAGCGCCGCCGCCAGCGCTTCGGCCAACGCGGTTTTTCCGCTCCCGGCGGGCCCCTCCAAGAGCAACGGTCGCCCCATCTCCATCGCTAGACCCGCCATCAGGGCAATTTGATCGTTGGCCACATATCCCCCCTGGCGCAATAATCTCTGGAAGCGATCGCTAAGCCGGTTGGTCATGTAATGGTTTTTACGCCTCCTGATCCCCCGATGTCGCCACATCGGTTGTCGCTTGGGGAAAAATTCGGGCCAGATGGCCACGCCGCCGAAAGGGGGTGCAACTGGCGCCCGGTGATAGCGGTACCAGCCAAATCATACCGCATTTGGTCGCCGGAAGGAAACCGGAGCCCCCTAACAAAAATGGCCCCGCCCAGGGACCACCTTGCCCACGACGTTCTCCCGCCTACGGAAAAACCCGCCCTCGACGTTGGCGCCGATGCTGTAGCCGGGTACGACGCGCTTCGGTGAGGTAACGGAGACCGGGGGGATACATTTTGACCAGCGTGGCTTGGGGAATCATGACCTGCAAGTTGCCGCACAAGGTACACTGCTTGCCACGGACGATAACGACCGAAAAAGGACCGCTTTCTACCGTTAAAGGACCCGTCAACACCACATCCTCAGATCCACAGGTGGGGCAGCGTTCATCCATGGAAAATCCTCCTCACGTTTGCGATTACCAGATCCTTTCTCTTCCCGGATCGAATTTCCTTCCGGTTATGCACACCTCGTCCACAGTTTTTTCACACGGTTATCCCCAATATATCCACAATTTCCGACAACCCCGTCGAAACGCGCTAGCACGTGAAATCGCTTCAAATCGGGCGATAAATCATCTATCGGCCGGAGCCTCGCCCAAGTTATCCACAGAATTTAGGCTGGCCCCCGATGAATACCTCCGTCGATATCCACACTCGTGCCGGTAATCATGCCGGCTTCATCCGACAGGAGAAACCGAATAAGCCGAGCAATGTCTTCGGGCCGCGTTAAGCGGCCTCGTGGAGTCTGCCGCATGCGCACCAAGGCTTGATCCGGAGAAATCTGATCCAAGCGGGCATAACCCTCGGCCATCTGCAGTAAAAGGGCAGTCTCTGTCGCCCCGGGATTGACATTGACGACCCGAATCTGCCATGGGGCGACTTCGTCAGCCAGAATTTTGGTCAGTCCGCGTAAAGCCCCATTAATCGTCGTGGCCGCCGCCAAGCGAGGGTTCGGATCTTTCCCGGTGACTCCCGCCACATTCACGATGGCGCCTCCGCCAACCTGGCGTAGATACGGCACCACTGCCCGCATGAGACTTAAATAGCCCCAAAACTTAACGGTAAAATCCTCTTGCCACCGGCGCCAGTCCAAGCCTAAAGGCGTTCCCACGCTCGCCCCGCCGGCACAATTAACCAGACCCGTAATCCGGCCATATTGCTGAAAAGCCGCCCGACACACCGCCTCCCCGTCTTCCGGGCAGCCGGTCAATGTATGCGCTAGACCGTGGGCTTCGCCAGGCCCGTTTTGACTTAAGGTCGCCGCGGCGTTTGCCGTCGCGACCGGATCCCGGGCCACGAGGAGCACCCGAGCGCCCGCGCCGACCAGACAACGGGCCGTCTCATAGCCGATCCCGCGACTGCCCCCGGTCACGATAATGACTTGATCGTTCCATACCGTCATCGCTGTCCCCCCGTACAACGTATGCAGGCGGGCAGGCAAAACATTCCCCGGGGAATAAGGGCTGTCTCAAAAGAATCGAAGAAGAGAGAGGGACGACGCCTCTTGAGTGGGGCCCTATCCCGTTCCCAAGGAATCCCAGGTCGAATCGGACCGGTCATCCCGATCCGATATGCCGATCCTAAATCGAGAAGGGCTTTACGAAATCCGTTTAGGCGTCTCGTCGATTGAGGCAGCACACCCCATTTGGGGTCGACGGCCACCGGGCGGGTATAACGCCTGTCCCGCCGGCATTCCGATGACCGTTCCCCTTGAAGAGGCCGAACGAAGGAGAGGATACCTCTAAACCCGAACCCAAGGGCGCTTTGGAGAGGGCGAGGGTTAAAAAACAGGCCGCTCTCGCCATCCGCCAAACACGGATTTCATCGCGGCCACAATTTCCCCTTCGGTTGCTCCGGCTCGCACACATTCGATAATTTGCGGCATCAACGCAGCCGCCGGATCCTGGCAACGACGGGTAAGTTCGGCCAACGTTTCGTCGACAAGAGCGGCATTGCGGGTATGACGCCATTGACGAACCCGTTCACGCTGCTCTTGTTCCACGCGCGGATCAATTTTCAAAATCGGGATCTTTTCGGTTTCCTCCTCCACGAAGGCGTTCACGCCCACCACAATTTTTTCGTGATTTTCCAGTTCTTTTTGGTACCGGTAGGAGGCTTCGGCAATTTCCCGTTGAAAGAATCCGTTTTCAATTCCCGCCAATACGCCGCCGATCGCATCGATGCGCTCAAAGTACTCTTCGGCTTGCCGTTCCAATTCGTCTGTCAGAGCCTCCACGAAATACGACCCGGCCAACGGATCGACGGTATTGGTGACCCCCGTTTCATAGGCAATGATTTGCTGGGTGCGCAAGGCAATTTTAACCGCCTTTTCGGTCGGCAGGGATAAGACTTCGTCCATCGAGTTGGTATGCAGGGACTGCGTGCCGCCCAATACCGCCGCCATCGCTTCAAACGCGGTACGCACAATGTTATTTTCCGGTTGCTGAGCGGTCAGCGAACACCCCGCCGTCTGGGTATGAAACCGCATCATCCACGACCGAGGATTTTTGGCCCCGTATTTTTCTTTGAGATGACGGGCCCAAATTCGCCGGGCGGCCCGGAACTTGGCAATCTCCTCAAAGAAATCGATGTGCGAGTTGAAGAAAAACGAAAGACGGGGAGCAAACGCATCAACATCCAGGCCGGCTTGAATGCCGGCTTCCACATAGGCAAATCCGTCGGCCAACGTGAACGCCAATTCCTGTGCCGCCGTCGCGCCCGCTTCCCGAATATGATAGCCGCTGATACTGATGGAATTCCATTGGGGTACCTCATGCGTCGCAAACGCCATCATATCGGTAATGACCCGCATGGACGCTTGAGGCGGGAAGATCCATTCTTTTTGGGCAATATATTCTTTTAAAATATCGGCCTGTAGCGTGCCCCGCAAACGATCCCAGGAGACGCCTTGACGTTCGGCCGCCACTAAATACATCGCCCAAATAATCGGCGCCGGTCCGTTAATGGTCATGGACGTCGAGACTTGATCGAGGGGAATTCCTTCAAAAAGCCGTTCCATATCCTCGATGGAATCGATGGCTACCCCTTCACGCCCGACTTCTCCCAAGCTGTGGGGATCGTCGGAGTCATATCCCATCAAGGTTGGCATATCAAACGCCACCGACAAACCGG contains:
- a CDS encoding Carbon-monoxide dehydrogenase (acceptor) (PFAM: FAD binding domain in molybdopterin dehydrogenase~COGs: COG1319 Aerobic-type carbon monoxide dehydrogenase middle subunit CoxM/CutM homologs~InterPro IPR002346~KEGG: bts:Btus_2333 molybdopterin dehydrogenase FAD-binding protein~PFAM: Molybdopterin dehydrogenase, FAD-binding~PRIAM: Carbon-monoxide dehydrogenase (acceptor)~SPTR: Molybdopterin dehydrogenase FAD-binding protein); translation: MKPAPFRYVRVSSMDEAIQVLQRHPDAKVLAGGQSLIPLMNFRLSRPSVLVDINGLADEWGRIALRDQGLEIGALVRHQQLATHPLVLTHLPTLAEAASHIGHWAIRNRGTLGGSLAHADPASELPAAMVALDARLVVRGPAGIREISAREFFLGLYMTALAPDEVIQSVWVPFAVGHQGFSEVARRVGDFALAGAYVTVHPKTVEVTWFGIADTPVRVDRIARDRIGPDSAVWRAILAEAVSDMTPDPVKWHEAEAVAHRAYLQATGRREMG
- a CDS encoding VWA containing CoxE family protein (PFAM: VWA domain containing CoxE-like protein~COGs: COG3552 Protein containing von Willebrand factor type A (vWA) domain~InterPro IPR008912~KEGG: vei:Veis_4536 VWA containing CoxE family protein~PFAM: vWA containing CoxE-like~SPTR: VWA containing CoxE family protein), with product MSPAHGDSITWLADKGHWTRRLRPMQAVQVTVPSRHGRRLGALADPDWRRTVTRWARTEAADPRFRRMRSPRRLAPVVMLWDVSGSMATYVPHYWPWVYRLVQTGAGRIGVFMFGTGLDDVTPAFELPPYLAQRALEAQMTTYGSGTAIGDSLALWIQQYGGDWIRPRTTVVIISDGWDTGSPERLEGALRTLRAQVARIIWINPLKATPGFEPKTRALKVAKHYWSRLTAGVRPSQLIAISRELGFH
- a CDS encoding ATPase associated with various cellular activities AAA_5 (PFAM: AAA domain (dynein-related subfamily)~COGs: COG0714 MoxR-like ATPase~InterPro IPR011704:IPR003593~KEGG: bts:Btus_2335 ATPase associated with various cellular activities AAA_5~PFAM: ATPase associated with various cellular activities, AAA-5~SMART: ATPase, AAA+ type, core~SPTR: ATPase associated with various cellular activities AAA_5;~manually curated), producing MTNRLSDRFQRLLRQGGYVANDQIALMAGLAMEMGRPLLLEGPAGSGKTALAEALAAALKRPLVRLSCYEGLTADEALYDWNYHQQWVALQQGQATDPFSRRFLLARPLLKAVETPETVLLIDEVDRADEAFEALLLEYLSEFQISIPELGTIKAAASPLTILTSNRQRPLSDALRRRCLYLYVDWPEREREIAIVETALPSLDRGILERLVNAVRCLRQWDLVKPPGLAETLDWARAWTIMHPGQWDRAWIQNTLGLVIKDAWDLETVSGRIDDLVDADPT